One region of Phragmites australis chromosome 18, lpPhrAust1.1, whole genome shotgun sequence genomic DNA includes:
- the LOC133899284 gene encoding protein GLUTAMINE DUMPER 1-like → MRPAASAPRPTSMSTSPSASPPAAAGTPTSPWHSPVPYLFGGLAAMLGLITLALLILACSYWKLNSYLGTGDDSSGAGAGDADGSKSPAAAAAASPAAFADLVAVVMAGEKTPTFLAAPIVHRAGKDTAAAAVEGSRETEEEKNRGKAWEGESGAVADAERVRQQDHV, encoded by the coding sequence ATGAGGCCGGCAGCAAGTGCGCCCAGGCCTACATCGATGTCGACATCACCGTCGGCGTCGCCACCGGCAGCCGCGGGGACGCCGACTTCTCCATGGCACTCGCCGGTGCCGTACCTGTTCGGCGGGCTGGCCGCCATGCTGGGCCTCATCACGCTGGCGCTCCTCATCCTCGCCTGCTCCTACTGGAAGCTCAACAGCTACCTCGGCACCGGCGACGACTCCTCCGGAGCCGGCGCTGGGGACGCCGACGGCTCCAAGTCACCCGCTGCCGCGGCCGCGGCTTCTCCGGCGGCCTTCGCGGACCTCGTCGCCGTCGTCATGGCCGGGGAGAAGACGCCGACGTTCTTGGCCGCGCCGATTGTCCACCGAGCCGGCAAAGACACCGCAGCCGCTGCCGTGGAGGGATCGCGGGAGACAGAGGAGGAAAAGAACCGCGGCAAGGCGTGGGAGGGGGAGAGCGGCGCGGTCGCCGACGCCGAGCGAGTCCGACAGCAGGATCACGTGTGA